One window of the Archaeoglobus sulfaticallidus PM70-1 genome contains the following:
- a CDS encoding NADH-quinone oxidoreductase subunit B family protein, producing the protein MSKIKLAIYLSAGCAGCEMALVDLSEKLIDALENIEIVWWTPTVVDLKYKDLENLEDKSIDVALVDGAVRLSEQEHVIKILRQKTKVLVAFGACAAMGGVPGLANFHKREELLETAYINTWSTDNPDGVLPQTEYDVNGSKLTLPEFYGEVKALHQVVDVDYFIGGCPPHHDHVAVAVEAIIKGELPPKGSWITSGKSVCDSCRRNPAQKGEIRKPIEKVRRTIEGTPDEECLLQQGYLCLGPVTQGDCGGSCPQVNIPCRGCGGPVAGKDFGARAVGALASLMTDEAVDEMLEKIPSLGKFLYRYSLPVSLINRKK; encoded by the coding sequence ATGTCCAAGATTAAGCTTGCCATATATCTTTCAGCTGGCTGTGCTGGATGTGAGATGGCCCTTGTAGATTTATCTGAGAAGCTTATTGATGCTCTCGAGAACATCGAGATAGTCTGGTGGACTCCAACCGTGGTTGACCTGAAGTACAAAGACCTTGAGAACTTGGAGGATAAGTCCATCGATGTCGCTCTGGTTGATGGAGCGGTTAGGTTGAGCGAACAGGAGCATGTGATAAAGATTCTCAGGCAGAAGACTAAGGTTCTTGTGGCATTTGGAGCATGTGCAGCGATGGGTGGAGTTCCCGGTCTGGCGAACTTCCATAAAAGGGAGGAGCTGCTTGAAACCGCTTATATCAACACATGGAGCACTGACAATCCAGATGGAGTTCTACCACAGACTGAATACGATGTTAACGGATCAAAATTAACGCTGCCCGAGTTCTATGGAGAAGTTAAAGCCCTGCATCAGGTTGTGGACGTTGACTACTTCATAGGTGGCTGTCCACCCCACCATGACCATGTTGCGGTAGCTGTTGAGGCGATAATAAAGGGAGAACTCCCACCAAAAGGCTCCTGGATTACCAGCGGCAAATCCGTGTGTGACTCATGCAGGAGAAATCCTGCTCAGAAAGGAGAAATCAGAAAGCCGATTGAGAAAGTAAGAAGAACGATAGAGGGAACTCCAGATGAAGAATGCCTGCTACAACAGGGCTATCTGTGTCTGGGGCCAGTAACACAGGGAGACTGTGGTGGCTCATGTCCACAGGTGAACATTCCGTGCAGAGGTTGTGGTGGACCGGTCGCAGGAAAGGATTTCGGTGCGAGAGCTGTGGGGGCACTGGCATCCCTTATGACCGATGAGGCCGTTGATGAGATGCTTGAAAAGATACCGAGCCTCGGGAAGTTCCTTTACAGATACTCACTGCCAGTCTCACTGATAAATAGGAAGAAATGA
- a CDS encoding signal recognition particle protein Srp54: MALEALKDVVRKIKSSSSIDKYLVEEIVRDIQRALLRADVNVRHVKQISDAIKKRALSEDVLPTFNVREHIIKIVYEELMRGIGEGLDIPLKKAKIMLVGLQGSGKTTTTAKMAKYFKDKGLKAGVITADTWRPAAYDQLKQLAEAYDIGFYGDKNEKDAVKIVRDGLEKMKDYDIIIIDTAGRHALEEGLINEMIEISRVANPDYKLLVLDAAIGQLASTQAKRFHDAIGIDGIVITKFDGTAKGGGALSAAREIGIPIAFLGTGEKVEDFEKFDPAGFVSRLLGMGDIKALLEKVERVVQQEDLDPEAFLKGNFTLKDVYKQIEAMRKMGPVSKIIEMLPLGGLGLKIDDDMMEATQEKMQKFKYIMDSMTEEEITNPAIIDSSRIRRIAIGSGTSPQDVKELLKYYKTMKSVMKKMKKGKFGKLPIKGFPKIF; encoded by the coding sequence ATGGCATTAGAAGCATTAAAGGATGTTGTAAGAAAGATAAAAAGCTCATCCTCTATTGACAAGTATCTCGTAGAAGAGATCGTAAGGGACATTCAGCGAGCTTTGCTCAGGGCCGATGTCAATGTCAGGCATGTGAAGCAGATAAGCGATGCAATCAAGAAGAGGGCTTTGAGCGAGGATGTTCTTCCAACCTTCAATGTAAGAGAGCACATCATCAAGATAGTATATGAAGAGTTAATGCGCGGGATAGGCGAAGGACTTGACATCCCGCTGAAGAAGGCAAAGATAATGCTCGTTGGGTTGCAGGGGAGCGGTAAAACAACCACTACAGCGAAAATGGCCAAGTACTTCAAGGACAAGGGATTGAAGGCTGGTGTGATTACTGCAGATACATGGCGTCCGGCAGCCTATGACCAGCTTAAGCAACTTGCAGAAGCTTACGACATCGGATTCTATGGAGATAAGAACGAAAAAGATGCTGTGAAGATAGTTCGTGATGGTCTGGAGAAGATGAAAGATTACGACATCATAATAATAGACACCGCTGGAAGGCATGCGTTGGAGGAGGGGCTAATCAATGAGATGATCGAAATAAGCAGGGTTGCAAACCCAGATTACAAGCTTTTAGTACTGGATGCAGCAATAGGGCAGCTTGCGAGCACACAGGCCAAGAGATTTCATGATGCCATAGGGATAGACGGCATAGTAATAACAAAGTTCGATGGAACTGCAAAGGGTGGTGGTGCACTATCTGCAGCAAGAGAGATAGGGATACCGATTGCTTTTCTTGGTACAGGAGAGAAAGTTGAGGATTTCGAGAAATTCGATCCCGCTGGCTTTGTTTCAAGACTCCTCGGTATGGGAGACATCAAGGCTCTACTCGAAAAGGTTGAGAGGGTTGTTCAGCAGGAAGATCTCGATCCGGAGGCTTTCTTGAAAGGTAACTTTACACTCAAGGATGTTTACAAACAGATTGAAGCCATGCGGAAAATGGGGCCAGTAAGCAAGATCATAGAGATGCTGCCTCTGGGTGGTCTGGGACTTAAGATTGACGATGACATGATGGAAGCAACGCAGGAGAAAATGCAGAAGTTCAAGTATATCATGGACTCGATGACTGAAGAGGAGATAACCAATCCCGCAATAATCGACTCGTCGAGGATAAGGAGGATAGCGATAGGTTCCGGAACCTCCCCACAGGATGTGAAGGAGCT
- a CDS encoding hydrogenase iron-sulfur subunit: MMGEWEPNIIVIACNWCTYQAADLAGSLRYPYPTTVKIIRVPCSGRVEPEFIIETLRNADGVLIGGCHPGDCHYKEGNYKAARRFKLIQKMLVEMGIEPERVRLEWISGSEGLRFAEVMREFDAKIRELGPLRW, translated from the coding sequence GTGATGGGTGAGTGGGAGCCAAACATAATCGTTATCGCCTGCAACTGGTGTACATATCAGGCTGCAGACCTTGCAGGAAGCCTGAGGTATCCCTACCCAACAACTGTCAAAATCATCAGAGTGCCGTGCTCCGGGAGAGTGGAACCCGAATTTATCATTGAGACTCTGCGAAATGCAGATGGTGTGCTTATAGGTGGCTGTCATCCCGGTGACTGCCACTACAAAGAGGGAAACTACAAGGCTGCAAGAAGGTTCAAGCTCATTCAGAAGATGCTTGTGGAGATGGGTATCGAGCCAGAAAGGGTGCGGCTCGAGTGGATAAGCGGTTCTGAGGGGCTCAGGTTTGCAGAGGTTATGAGAGAATTTGACGCAAAGATTAGGGAACTCGGGCCGTTGAGGTGGTAA
- a CDS encoding FAD-dependent oxidoreductase, whose translation MRLTKHPILEFKRGREVTIYFNQKPIKAYEGETVASALYANGITTFSRSFRFHRPRGFFCAIGKCSSCMMEVDGVPNIRVCKVYVRDGMMIRTQNSFPNADKDIFGMIDSIIDRFYPHGSHYKKFNRPKALRDFVTKQIRNFAGIGNPPKAVFDEKGRYEEIHTDIAIIGGGPAGMSAAIFSARFGAKVTLMDENPFLGGQLVKQTHRFFGSGKHRAGTRGIKIAELLRKEVEELDIDVRYETKVFGIYNGIIGAVERDKKLLKIVPKKIVVATGAYERTLIFENNDLPGVYGAGGVQTLMNVFGVKPGNRGLIVGSGNVGLILSYQLMQAGVEVSAVVEAMPRIGGYFVHAAKIRRLGVPIYVSHTIKRAIGKKKVEGAEIVRLENWREVEGSEKRIDCDFICVATGLSPTHELLYQAGCQMKFVPELGGLVPVRNRFGETTVSGLYVAGDVAGIEEATSAMMEGRIAGLDCAIKLGYGGDEAVKLRNEIVRDLKEFREGPFGERILAGLKKVEVEA comes from the coding sequence ATGAGATTGACTAAGCATCCGATTTTAGAGTTTAAACGAGGCAGGGAAGTTACGATATACTTCAATCAGAAACCGATAAAAGCTTATGAGGGAGAAACCGTAGCCTCAGCATTATATGCGAATGGCATAACAACCTTCAGCAGGTCTTTCAGGTTTCACAGGCCGAGGGGTTTCTTCTGTGCGATAGGAAAGTGTTCATCGTGCATGATGGAAGTCGATGGTGTTCCCAACATCAGGGTCTGCAAGGTCTATGTAAGGGATGGAATGATGATAAGAACCCAGAACTCCTTCCCTAACGCAGATAAAGATATTTTCGGGATGATCGACAGTATAATTGACAGATTCTACCCTCATGGCTCCCACTACAAGAAATTCAATCGGCCGAAAGCATTGCGGGATTTCGTTACAAAGCAGATCAGAAATTTTGCTGGAATAGGGAATCCACCAAAAGCCGTCTTCGATGAAAAAGGCAGGTATGAGGAGATCCACACGGATATTGCCATAATCGGCGGAGGTCCTGCTGGAATGAGTGCAGCCATATTCTCTGCAAGATTCGGAGCAAAGGTTACCCTGATGGATGAGAACCCATTTCTGGGGGGTCAGCTTGTAAAGCAAACCCACAGATTTTTTGGAAGCGGTAAGCACAGGGCTGGAACGAGAGGGATAAAGATTGCCGAGCTTCTCAGAAAGGAGGTGGAGGAGCTGGATATCGATGTCAGGTATGAGACCAAAGTATTCGGGATATACAATGGCATCATCGGGGCTGTTGAGAGGGACAAAAAGCTGTTAAAGATCGTGCCGAAAAAGATCGTAGTTGCGACAGGAGCTTACGAAAGAACCCTGATTTTTGAAAATAACGATTTGCCAGGAGTTTACGGTGCTGGAGGGGTCCAAACTCTCATGAACGTTTTTGGGGTCAAACCGGGGAACAGAGGACTTATCGTCGGCTCTGGGAATGTTGGACTGATCCTGAGTTACCAGCTTATGCAGGCGGGAGTAGAGGTTTCTGCTGTTGTGGAAGCTATGCCGAGGATTGGCGGTTACTTCGTTCATGCAGCGAAGATCAGGAGGCTGGGTGTGCCAATATACGTCAGCCACACAATAAAGCGGGCTATTGGAAAGAAAAAGGTTGAAGGGGCTGAGATAGTCAGGCTTGAGAACTGGCGTGAGGTTGAGGGTAGCGAGAAGAGGATAGATTGCGATTTCATATGCGTCGCAACAGGCCTGTCTCCAACCCATGAGCTGCTGTATCAGGCAGGATGCCAGATGAAATTCGTTCCGGAGCTTGGAGGTCTTGTGCCAGTGAGAAACAGATTTGGTGAGACTACTGTAAGCGGGCTGTATGTTGCCGGAGACGTAGCGGGGATCGAGGAGGCAACATCCGCGATGATGGAGGGCAGAATTGCTGGCCTGGATTGTGCCATAAAGCTGGGATATGGTGGAGATGAGGCAGTAAAGCTCAGGAATGAGATAGTGAGAGACCTCAAGGAGTTCAGAGAGGGGCCATTTGGTGAGAGAATTCTTGCGGGATTGAAGAAGGTGGAGGTTGAGGCATGA
- a CDS encoding NAD(P)/FAD-dependent oxidoreductase → MKVGVIGAGVAGLFSAYFLAKNGAEVTVFEKRYPLYGASGRNSGGITPMLGRKELVKLAKRSIEIYDRTQSEVRFNFLFRKDGYLKVAKTDEDMDKLEKEARMQKELGVKLREIDEYELKSLVDGFNTKSVVGAFYGEGGVIFPWPVIWGLERGCKSLGVEIIPQKEVSVEVSNSRISVKAGNGEEYKFDFVLNCSGAWSASVNRSLGLRCNRIVKEEICVLESLKPFIDPYIMNVSDGVYLSQSARGEVVGGIIGSEVDSPKTSSSLSFLTKYAKLAVEMIPKLKGLSVLRQWAGVYDSSGDGLPVVGEDKVEGIIQLNGLGRQGMCIAPALGEIVADIILKGKEYEKFSPKRFA, encoded by the coding sequence ATGAAAGTAGGTGTTATTGGTGCAGGAGTAGCTGGACTGTTTTCAGCCTACTTCCTCGCAAAGAATGGGGCTGAGGTTACGGTATTCGAGAAGAGATACCCTCTGTATGGGGCATCAGGAAGGAACTCTGGAGGTATAACTCCGATGCTTGGTAGGAAGGAGCTTGTGAAGCTCGCCAAGAGGAGCATTGAGATATATGACAGGACTCAGTCAGAAGTCAGGTTCAACTTTCTCTTCAGAAAGGATGGCTATCTGAAGGTTGCGAAGACGGATGAGGATATGGATAAGCTTGAGAAAGAGGCGAGGATGCAGAAAGAGCTTGGCGTTAAGCTGAGGGAGATCGATGAATACGAGCTAAAAAGCCTCGTCGATGGATTTAACACGAAGTCTGTTGTGGGAGCGTTCTATGGAGAGGGAGGAGTAATATTTCCATGGCCTGTCATCTGGGGTCTTGAGAGGGGCTGTAAATCGCTGGGTGTGGAGATAATACCACAGAAAGAGGTATCAGTGGAGGTTAGCAACTCCAGGATATCTGTAAAGGCTGGAAATGGGGAAGAATATAAATTCGATTTTGTACTGAACTGCTCTGGAGCTTGGAGTGCCTCAGTCAACAGATCTCTTGGATTGAGATGTAACAGAATCGTTAAAGAAGAGATATGCGTGCTTGAAAGCCTTAAGCCATTCATCGATCCTTACATAATGAATGTCTCGGATGGTGTGTATCTCAGTCAGTCAGCGAGAGGAGAGGTTGTTGGGGGGATTATTGGCAGCGAGGTTGACAGCCCGAAAACATCATCTTCTCTAAGCTTTCTGACAAAGTATGCGAAGCTTGCGGTGGAAATGATTCCAAAGCTGAAAGGACTGTCTGTTTTGCGACAGTGGGCTGGAGTGTATGATTCCAGTGGTGATGGCCTGCCTGTGGTTGGAGAGGATAAAGTTGAAGGCATAATCCAGTTAAACGGTTTGGGTAGGCAGGGTATGTGCATAGCTCCAGCCCTTGGTGAGATTGTGGCTGATATAATTTTGAAAGGAAAGGAATATGAGAAATTCTCGCCAAAAAGGTTTGCTTAA
- a CDS encoding (2Fe-2S)-binding protein, which translates to MVNRRIVCRCEDITEEEIIHAIEEGFDNIESLKRYTGVTTGSCQGKGCLMHVLRILSQKTGKSLDEIGITTQRPPVNPVPLYILMEGEE; encoded by the coding sequence ATGGTTAATCGCAGAATAGTTTGCAGATGTGAGGATATAACTGAAGAGGAGATCATACATGCTATTGAAGAAGGATTTGACAACATTGAATCTCTTAAGAGATATACTGGTGTTACCACAGGATCCTGCCAGGGAAAGGGCTGTTTAATGCATGTTTTGAGGATACTATCTCAGAAAACAGGAAAAAGTTTGGATGAGATTGGGATAACCACTCAGAGGCCTCCAGTAAATCCGGTTCCGCTTTACATTCTGATGGAGGGCGAGGAATGA
- a CDS encoding hydrogenase maturation protease encodes MKCVIVGIGNPNLCDDALGIRVIEEIEKLNLNADTFALFMGDFDVLDKILGYDLAIIVDAIRLGNEPGTIYEFSHDEFSFIPFSGTHGMNLITTLRVGMEVFGEEMPGDIRIIAVEVEDVESFGRDCTPKVKAAIPKVVERITEIVAGSNCCLDQIAAESRQK; translated from the coding sequence ATGAAATGCGTTATAGTCGGGATTGGAAATCCCAACCTCTGTGATGACGCCCTTGGAATTAGAGTTATCGAAGAAATTGAGAAGTTAAACCTCAATGCGGATACTTTCGCCCTTTTCATGGGAGATTTTGATGTTCTCGACAAGATACTCGGCTATGATCTCGCGATAATTGTGGATGCGATAAGGCTCGGAAACGAACCGGGAACGATCTATGAGTTCAGTCATGATGAGTTCTCATTCATTCCATTCTCCGGCACTCATGGAATGAACCTGATAACAACACTCAGAGTTGGAATGGAAGTGTTTGGAGAGGAAATGCCCGGAGACATCAGAATCATAGCAGTTGAGGTAGAGGATGTGGAGAGCTTTGGCAGAGATTGCACACCAAAGGTGAAAGCGGCTATCCCGAAAGTCGTGGAACGGATTACGGAGATCGTTGCTGGATCAAATTGTTGCCTGGATCAGATTGCTGCTGAATCGAGACAGAAATAG
- a CDS encoding 4Fe-4S dicluster domain-containing protein, with protein MSFIQRGYLEEDELPPKPSEERLKKRNVAYIECPQEIPCSPCVESCKYDAIEMKNINDTPKVDYEKCTGCMRCIKVCPGLAIFMLRLRNGRGYVTIAYEFLPTPKKGDTVTLLNRRGEVVGEGVVTWVLPPERNEKTALVTVEVDPALIYEVRAIKVNV; from the coding sequence ATGAGCTTCATTCAGAGGGGTTACCTCGAGGAGGATGAGCTCCCACCCAAGCCTTCAGAGGAGAGATTGAAGAAGAGGAATGTGGCATACATAGAATGTCCTCAGGAGATACCGTGCTCCCCCTGCGTTGAATCGTGCAAGTACGATGCAATTGAGATGAAGAACATAAACGACACGCCGAAGGTTGATTACGAGAAGTGCACGGGGTGCATGAGGTGCATCAAAGTATGTCCGGGGCTTGCAATCTTCATGCTGAGGCTCAGGAATGGCAGGGGATATGTAACGATAGCCTATGAGTTCCTTCCGACTCCTAAGAAGGGAGATACAGTAACGCTGCTTAACCGGAGAGGTGAAGTTGTGGGTGAAGGAGTCGTTACATGGGTGCTGCCTCCTGAGAGAAATGAAAAAACCGCTTTAGTTACTGTAGAGGTTGATCCCGCTCTGATATATGAAGTCAGAGCGATAAAGGTTAATGTATAA
- a CDS encoding Ni/Fe hydrogenase subunit alpha, which produces MTRLEGHGKITIIMDENGNFADAYFQTVEFRGYEKFLAGLPIEEVPRTVSTICGVCRGVHHTAATKASDGVYGVEPTETAKKIRELFLNAHYVEDHAVILYALGLPDFVVGPEADPAERNLIGLVRRVGVDIAKEILKKRKCAVKIFELLGGKPIHPVAGLPGGWSKKIEENERQEIEKLAKELVELGQITLQIFEDVILKNEKYMELVTGDLYRTVLNYMGTVDDSERINYYDGVQKIVDTRGNEIGRFRGKEYLEYIAERVIPWSYMKFPYLKQLGWNDIRDGEGTSIYSVGPLPRLNVSEGMNTPLAQEHYEKMFEVLGEKPAHYILSFHWARAIELLNAAERVLELAQDESITNSDVRAELGEVTGEGVGILEAPRGTLIHHYKTDDRGIVEEANLIVATTHNNAAINLAIRNAAKKFVKNGEIDEKILNYVEMAFRPYDLCLACATHTLPGRMPIEIEVYDSEGMLYRRLRNF; this is translated from the coding sequence ATGACGAGGCTTGAGGGTCACGGGAAGATTACGATAATTATGGATGAGAACGGAAACTTCGCCGATGCTTATTTCCAGACCGTGGAGTTCAGAGGTTATGAAAAGTTTCTTGCTGGACTGCCAATTGAGGAGGTTCCGAGGACTGTATCAACAATATGTGGTGTCTGCAGAGGTGTTCACCATACCGCAGCAACCAAGGCAAGCGATGGAGTTTATGGTGTGGAGCCAACAGAGACTGCAAAGAAGATAAGAGAGCTGTTTCTGAATGCACACTATGTTGAGGATCACGCAGTAATACTCTATGCGCTCGGTCTTCCAGACTTTGTTGTTGGGCCAGAGGCTGATCCAGCAGAGAGGAACCTCATCGGACTCGTAAGGAGAGTTGGAGTAGATATTGCAAAAGAGATACTGAAAAAGAGAAAATGTGCTGTAAAGATATTCGAACTCCTTGGTGGTAAGCCGATACATCCGGTAGCCGGTCTGCCGGGAGGATGGTCAAAGAAGATCGAGGAGAATGAGAGACAGGAGATCGAAAAACTTGCAAAAGAACTCGTTGAACTCGGCCAGATCACGCTTCAGATCTTTGAGGATGTCATACTCAAGAACGAGAAGTATATGGAACTCGTCACAGGAGACCTGTACCGCACAGTGCTGAACTACATGGGCACCGTTGATGACAGCGAGAGGATCAACTACTATGATGGTGTGCAGAAGATAGTCGATACCAGGGGCAACGAGATCGGGAGGTTCAGGGGCAAGGAATATCTGGAGTACATTGCTGAAAGAGTTATTCCATGGAGCTACATGAAGTTTCCATACCTGAAGCAATTAGGCTGGAACGATATCAGAGATGGAGAGGGAACGAGCATTTACAGTGTTGGCCCGCTCCCAAGGCTCAATGTTTCAGAGGGTATGAACACACCTCTCGCACAGGAACACTATGAGAAAATGTTTGAGGTTCTGGGCGAAAAACCTGCCCACTACATACTGTCATTCCACTGGGCAAGGGCGATTGAATTGCTGAACGCTGCAGAAAGGGTGCTCGAGCTCGCACAGGATGAGAGCATAACGAATTCGGATGTGAGGGCTGAACTTGGTGAGGTTACAGGAGAGGGTGTTGGAATACTGGAGGCTCCTCGTGGAACACTGATACACCACTACAAAACAGATGATAGGGGGATAGTGGAAGAGGCGAACCTCATAGTTGCAACAACACACAACAACGCGGCAATCAACCTTGCAATAAGAAACGCTGCGAAGAAATTTGTAAAGAATGGCGAGATTGACGAGAAGATACTCAACTACGTCGAGATGGCATTCAGACCCTACGATCTCTGCCTTGCATGTGCAACCCACACACTGCCCGGAAGGATGCCGATAGAAATCGAGGTTTACGACAGCGAAGGGATGCTGTACAGAAGACTCAGAAACTTCTGA